From Leopardus geoffroyi isolate Oge1 chromosome B4, O.geoffroyi_Oge1_pat1.0, whole genome shotgun sequence, a single genomic window includes:
- the MBD6 gene encoding methyl-CpG-binding domain protein 6 isoform X1, with translation MNGGNESSGADRAGGPVATSVPIGWQRCVREGAVLYISPSGTELSSLEQTRSYLLSDGTCKCGLECPLNVPKVFNFDPLAPVTPGGAGVGPASEEDMTKLCNHRRKAVAMATLYRSMETTCSHSSPGEGASPHMFHTVSPGPPAARPPCRVPPTTPLNGGPGSLPPEPPSVPQAFPPLAGPGGLFPPPRLPDPVPSGGSSSPCFLPRGNAPSPAPPPPPAISLNAPSYNWGAALRSSLVPPDLGSSPAPHASSSPPSDPSLFHCSDALTPPPLPPSNNLPGPPGPPGPATQPPVSSATMHLPLVLGPLGGAPTVEGPGAPPFLASSLLSAAAKAQHPPLPPPSTLQGRRPRAQTPSASHSSSPRPSHRRPRRPPTVLRLLEGGGPQAPRRSRPRAPAPAPQPFPLPEPSQPILPSVLSLLGLPTPGPSHSDGSFNLLGSDAHLPPPPTLSSGSPPQPRHPIPPSLPGTTSGSLSSVPGAPAPPAASKAPLVPSPVLQSPSEGLGMGAGPACPLPPLAGGEAFPFPSPEQGLALSGAGFPGMLGALPLPLSLGQPPPSPLLSHSLFGVLAGGGGQPPPEPLLPPPGGPGPPLAPGEPEGPSLLVASLLPPPPSDLLPPPSAPPSNLLASFLPLLALGPTAGDGEGSAEGAGGPSGETFSGLGDLPPLLFPPLSAPPTLIALNSALLAASLDPPSGTPPQPCVLSAPQPGPPTSSVTTATTDPGASSLGKAPSNSGRPPQLLSPLLSASLLGDLSSLTSSPGTLPSLLQPPGPLLSGQLGLQLLPGGGAPPPLSEASSPLACLLQSLQIPPEQPEAPCLPPQSPTSALEPEPARPPLSALAPPHGSPDPPVPELLAGRGSGKRGRRGGGGLRGINGEARPGRGRKPGSRREPGRLALKWGARGGFNGQMERSPRRTHHWQHNGELAEGGVEPKDPSPPGPHSEDLKSVFSQVPPGVVRKSRRGRRRKYNPARNSNSSRQDITLDPSPTTRAAVPLPPRARPGRPAKNKRRKLAP, from the exons ATGAATGGGGGCAATGAGAGCAGTGGAGCAGACAGAGCTGGGGGCCCTGTGGCCACATCTGTCCCCATCGGCTGGCAGCGCTGTGTTCGAGAGGGTGCTGTGCTCTATATCAG CCCAAGTGGCACAGAGCTGTCTTCCTTGGAGCAAACCCGGAGCTACCTCCTCAGCGATGGGACCTGCAAGTGCGGTCTGGAGTGTCCACTCAATGTCCCCAAG GTTTTCAACTTTGACCCTTTGGCCCCGGTGACcccgggtggggctggggtggggcccgCATCAGAGGAGGACATGACCAAGCTGTGCAACCACCGGCGGAAAGCCGTTGCCATGGCAACTCTGTACCGAAGCATGGAGaccacctgctcacactcttctcCTG GAGAGGGAGCGAGCCCCCACATGTTCCAcactgtgtccccagggccccccGCTGCCCGCCCTCCCTGTCGAGTCCCTCCTACAACTCCACTTAATGGGGGTCCTGGCTCCCTTCCCCCAGAACCACCCTCCGTTCCACAGGCCTTCCCTCCTCTAGCAGGCCCTGGGGGGCTCTTCCCACCACCAAGGCTTCCTGACCCAGTCCCTTCTGGAGGCAGCAGCAGCCCCTGTTTCCTTCCAAGGGGCAAtgccccctctccagccccaccGCCTCCACCTGCTATCAGCCTCAATGCTCCCTCCTACAACTGGGGAGCTGCCCTCCGATCCAGCCTGGTGCCCCCTGACCTGGGCTCATCTCCAGCCCCCCATGCCTCCTCCTCACCACCTTCAGACCCTTCTCTTTTCCACTGTAGTGATGCCTTAacgccccctcctctgcccccaagcAATAATCTCCCTGGTCCCCCTGGCCCCCCTGGTCCTGCCACTCAGCCACCAGTGTCTTCAGCCACTATGCACCTGCCCCTGGTCTTGGGACCCCTGGGAGGGGCCCCCACGGTGGAGGGGCCCGGGGCACCCCCATTCCTTGCTAGCAGCCTACTCTCTGCAGCAGCCAAGGCACAGCATCCCCCGCTCCCCCCTCCCAGCACTTTACAGGGCCGAAGGCCCCGTGCCCAGACACCCTCAGCTTCCCACTCCTCATCACCCCGTCCCTCTCACCGTCGTCCCCGCAGACCCCCAACGGTATTGCGATTGCTAGAAGGGGGAGGCCCTCAAGCCCCTAGACGGAGCCGTCCTCgggcccctgctcctgcccctcaACCCTTTCCTCTCCCTGAGCCATCCCAACCTATTCTCCCTTCTGTGCTGTCCCTGCTGGgactccccacccctggcccttCCCATTCTGATGGAAGCTTTAACCTTTTGGGGTCAGACGcacaccttcctcctcccccaaccctctcCTCAGGgagccctccccagcccaggcaccctatcccaccctccctgcctggGACCACCAGTGGCAGCCTCAGCAGTGTGCCAG gtgcccctgccccaccagcTGCCTCCAAAGCCCCCCTAGTCCCCAGCCCTGTGCTTCAAAGCCCATCTGAAGGGCTTGGGATGGGGGCGGGCCCAGCCTGTCCTCTGCCTCCCCTGGCTGGTGGGGAGGCTTTCCCTTTCCCTAGTCCTGAGCAGGGCCTGGCGCTGAGTGGAGCCGGCTTCCCAGGGATGCTAGGGGCCTTGCCTCTCCCTCTGAGTCTGGGGCAACCTCCACCTTCTCCATTGCTCAGCCACAGTTTATTTGGCgtgctggctgggggagggggacaaccTCCCCCTGAGCCCTTGCTACCCCCACCCGGGGGACCTGGCCCTCCCCTAGCCCCAGGCGAACCTGAAGGGCCTTCGCTTCTGGTGGCTTCCCTGCTTCCACCACCCCCCTCAGACCTTCTTCCACCCCCTTCTGCACCTCCTAGCAACCTCCTTGCCTCTTTCCTGCCCCTGTTGGCCCTGGGCCCCAcagctggggatggggagggatcTGCAGAAGGAGCTGGGGGTCCAAGTGGGGAGACATTTTCAGGTTTGGGAGACCTGCCCCCCCTACTATTCCCCCCACTTTCAGCCCCCCCTACCCTCATAGCTTTAAATTCTGCGCTGCTGGCTGCCAGCCTGGATCCCCCTTCGGGGACACCCCCCCAG CCCTGTGTCCTGAGTGCCCCCCAACCTGGACCACCTACCTCCAGTGTCACCACGGCAACTACTGACCCGGGGGCCTCCTCTCTGGGCAAGGCCCCCTCCAACTCAGGGAGACCCCCCCAACTCCTTAGCCCTCTGCTGAGTGCCAGCCTGCTGG GTGATCTGTCTTCGCTGACCAGCAGCCCTGGAACCCTCCCCAGCCTGTTGCAGCCTCCTGGCCCTCTTCTCTCTGGTCAGTTGGGGCTGCAGCTCCTCCCTGGGGGGGGAGCTCCTCCACCCCTCTCAGAGGCTTCTAGTCCCCTAGCCTGCCTGCTACAGAGTCTCCAG ATTCCTCCAGAGCAGCCAGAAGCCCCTTGTCTGCCCCCTCAGAGCCCCACCTCAGCCCTGGAACCGGAGCCTGCCCGGCCTCCCCTCAGTGCCTTAGCCCCACCCCACGGTTCTCCCGACCCCCCAGTCCCTGAGCTGCTCgctgggagggggtcagggaaaCGGGgccggaggggaggagggggacttAGGGGCATTAATGGTGAGGCCAGGCCAGGCCGGGGCCGAAAGCCTGGTAGCCGGCGGGAGCCTGGCCGACTGGCCCTCAAGTGGGGGGCACGTGGTGGCTTCAATGGACAAATGGAACGGTCCCCAAGAAGGACCCATCACTGGCAGCATAATGGGGAGCTGGCTGAAGGGGGTGTTGAACCCAAGGATCCATCCCCTCCTGGACCCCATTCTGAGGACCTTAAG TCCGTGTtttcccaggtgcccccaggggtAGTCAGAAAGTCTCGTCGTGGCCGGAGGAGAAAATACAA CCCTGCTCGGAACAGCAATAGCTCCCGCCAGGACATTACCTTGGACCCCAGCCCCACAACCCGC GCGgctgtccctctgcctccccgGGCCCGCCCTGGCCGTCCTGCCAAAAACAAGAGGAGGAAACTGGCCCCTTAG
- the MBD6 gene encoding methyl-CpG-binding domain protein 6 isoform X2 → MNGGNESSGADRAGGPVATSVPIGWQRCVREGAVLYISPSGTELSSLEQTRSYLLSDGTCKCGLECPLNVPKVFNFDPLAPVTPGGAGVGPASEEDMTKLCNHRRKAVAMATLYRSMETTCSHSSPGEGASPHMFHTVSPGPPAARPPCRVPPTTPLNGGPGSLPPEPPSVPQAFPPLAGPGGLFPPPRLPDPVPSGGSSSPCFLPRGNAPSPAPPPPPAISLNAPSYNWGAALRSSLVPPDLGSSPAPHASSSPPSDPSLFHCSDALTPPPLPPSNNLPGPPGPPGPATQPPVSSATMHLPLVLGPLGGAPTVEGPGAPPFLASSLLSAAAKAQHPPLPPPSTLQGRRPRAQTPSASHSSSPRPSHRRPRRPPTVLRLLEGGGPQAPRRSRPRAPAPAPQPFPLPEPSQPILPSVLSLLGLPTPGPSHSDGSFNLLGSDAHLPPPPTLSSGSPPQPRHPIPPSLPGTTSGSLSSVPGAPAPPAASKAPLVPSPVLQSPSEGLGMGAGPACPLPPLAGGEAFPFPSPEQGLALSGAGFPGMLGALPLPLSLGQPPPSPLLSHSLFGVLAGGGGQPPPEPLLPPPGGPGPPLAPGEPEGPSLLVASLLPPPPSDLLPPPSAPPSNLLASFLPLLALGPTAGDGEGSAEGAGGPSGETFSGLGDLPPLLFPPLSAPPTLIALNSALLAASLDPPSGTPPQPCVLSAPQPGPPTSSVTTATTDPGASSLGKAPSNSGRPPQLLSPLLSASLLGDLSSLTSSPGTLPSLLQPPGPLLSGQLGLQLLPGGGAPPPLSEASSPLACLLQSLQIPPEQPEAPCLPPQSPTSALEPEPARPPLSALAPPHGSPDPPVPELLAGRGSGKRGRRGGGGLRGINGEARPGRGRKPGSRREPGRLALKWGARGGFNGQMERSPRRTHHWQHNGELAEGGVEPKDPSPPGPHSEDLKVPPGVVRKSRRGRRRKYNPARNSNSSRQDITLDPSPTTRAAVPLPPRARPGRPAKNKRRKLAP, encoded by the exons ATGAATGGGGGCAATGAGAGCAGTGGAGCAGACAGAGCTGGGGGCCCTGTGGCCACATCTGTCCCCATCGGCTGGCAGCGCTGTGTTCGAGAGGGTGCTGTGCTCTATATCAG CCCAAGTGGCACAGAGCTGTCTTCCTTGGAGCAAACCCGGAGCTACCTCCTCAGCGATGGGACCTGCAAGTGCGGTCTGGAGTGTCCACTCAATGTCCCCAAG GTTTTCAACTTTGACCCTTTGGCCCCGGTGACcccgggtggggctggggtggggcccgCATCAGAGGAGGACATGACCAAGCTGTGCAACCACCGGCGGAAAGCCGTTGCCATGGCAACTCTGTACCGAAGCATGGAGaccacctgctcacactcttctcCTG GAGAGGGAGCGAGCCCCCACATGTTCCAcactgtgtccccagggccccccGCTGCCCGCCCTCCCTGTCGAGTCCCTCCTACAACTCCACTTAATGGGGGTCCTGGCTCCCTTCCCCCAGAACCACCCTCCGTTCCACAGGCCTTCCCTCCTCTAGCAGGCCCTGGGGGGCTCTTCCCACCACCAAGGCTTCCTGACCCAGTCCCTTCTGGAGGCAGCAGCAGCCCCTGTTTCCTTCCAAGGGGCAAtgccccctctccagccccaccGCCTCCACCTGCTATCAGCCTCAATGCTCCCTCCTACAACTGGGGAGCTGCCCTCCGATCCAGCCTGGTGCCCCCTGACCTGGGCTCATCTCCAGCCCCCCATGCCTCCTCCTCACCACCTTCAGACCCTTCTCTTTTCCACTGTAGTGATGCCTTAacgccccctcctctgcccccaagcAATAATCTCCCTGGTCCCCCTGGCCCCCCTGGTCCTGCCACTCAGCCACCAGTGTCTTCAGCCACTATGCACCTGCCCCTGGTCTTGGGACCCCTGGGAGGGGCCCCCACGGTGGAGGGGCCCGGGGCACCCCCATTCCTTGCTAGCAGCCTACTCTCTGCAGCAGCCAAGGCACAGCATCCCCCGCTCCCCCCTCCCAGCACTTTACAGGGCCGAAGGCCCCGTGCCCAGACACCCTCAGCTTCCCACTCCTCATCACCCCGTCCCTCTCACCGTCGTCCCCGCAGACCCCCAACGGTATTGCGATTGCTAGAAGGGGGAGGCCCTCAAGCCCCTAGACGGAGCCGTCCTCgggcccctgctcctgcccctcaACCCTTTCCTCTCCCTGAGCCATCCCAACCTATTCTCCCTTCTGTGCTGTCCCTGCTGGgactccccacccctggcccttCCCATTCTGATGGAAGCTTTAACCTTTTGGGGTCAGACGcacaccttcctcctcccccaaccctctcCTCAGGgagccctccccagcccaggcaccctatcccaccctccctgcctggGACCACCAGTGGCAGCCTCAGCAGTGTGCCAG gtgcccctgccccaccagcTGCCTCCAAAGCCCCCCTAGTCCCCAGCCCTGTGCTTCAAAGCCCATCTGAAGGGCTTGGGATGGGGGCGGGCCCAGCCTGTCCTCTGCCTCCCCTGGCTGGTGGGGAGGCTTTCCCTTTCCCTAGTCCTGAGCAGGGCCTGGCGCTGAGTGGAGCCGGCTTCCCAGGGATGCTAGGGGCCTTGCCTCTCCCTCTGAGTCTGGGGCAACCTCCACCTTCTCCATTGCTCAGCCACAGTTTATTTGGCgtgctggctgggggagggggacaaccTCCCCCTGAGCCCTTGCTACCCCCACCCGGGGGACCTGGCCCTCCCCTAGCCCCAGGCGAACCTGAAGGGCCTTCGCTTCTGGTGGCTTCCCTGCTTCCACCACCCCCCTCAGACCTTCTTCCACCCCCTTCTGCACCTCCTAGCAACCTCCTTGCCTCTTTCCTGCCCCTGTTGGCCCTGGGCCCCAcagctggggatggggagggatcTGCAGAAGGAGCTGGGGGTCCAAGTGGGGAGACATTTTCAGGTTTGGGAGACCTGCCCCCCCTACTATTCCCCCCACTTTCAGCCCCCCCTACCCTCATAGCTTTAAATTCTGCGCTGCTGGCTGCCAGCCTGGATCCCCCTTCGGGGACACCCCCCCAG CCCTGTGTCCTGAGTGCCCCCCAACCTGGACCACCTACCTCCAGTGTCACCACGGCAACTACTGACCCGGGGGCCTCCTCTCTGGGCAAGGCCCCCTCCAACTCAGGGAGACCCCCCCAACTCCTTAGCCCTCTGCTGAGTGCCAGCCTGCTGG GTGATCTGTCTTCGCTGACCAGCAGCCCTGGAACCCTCCCCAGCCTGTTGCAGCCTCCTGGCCCTCTTCTCTCTGGTCAGTTGGGGCTGCAGCTCCTCCCTGGGGGGGGAGCTCCTCCACCCCTCTCAGAGGCTTCTAGTCCCCTAGCCTGCCTGCTACAGAGTCTCCAG ATTCCTCCAGAGCAGCCAGAAGCCCCTTGTCTGCCCCCTCAGAGCCCCACCTCAGCCCTGGAACCGGAGCCTGCCCGGCCTCCCCTCAGTGCCTTAGCCCCACCCCACGGTTCTCCCGACCCCCCAGTCCCTGAGCTGCTCgctgggagggggtcagggaaaCGGGgccggaggggaggagggggacttAGGGGCATTAATGGTGAGGCCAGGCCAGGCCGGGGCCGAAAGCCTGGTAGCCGGCGGGAGCCTGGCCGACTGGCCCTCAAGTGGGGGGCACGTGGTGGCTTCAATGGACAAATGGAACGGTCCCCAAGAAGGACCCATCACTGGCAGCATAATGGGGAGCTGGCTGAAGGGGGTGTTGAACCCAAGGATCCATCCCCTCCTGGACCCCATTCTGAGGACCTTAAG gtgcccccaggggtAGTCAGAAAGTCTCGTCGTGGCCGGAGGAGAAAATACAA CCCTGCTCGGAACAGCAATAGCTCCCGCCAGGACATTACCTTGGACCCCAGCCCCACAACCCGC GCGgctgtccctctgcctccccgGGCCCGCCCTGGCCGTCCTGCCAAAAACAAGAGGAGGAAACTGGCCCCTTAG